A stretch of the Equus quagga isolate Etosha38 chromosome 9, UCLA_HA_Equagga_1.0, whole genome shotgun sequence genome encodes the following:
- the GAPT gene encoding protein GAPT: MAYHSNFLFLNFLLCCYLPLISASSCDLLVEKEEELNNIPPDTVQLYINDCKVNSIRYNENHLRKLSLLNLSSNCIRTLPDNVLSDLKEKCLKELPKLLLNHTLQGITSVCTCDFIKGSVIPLNNTVCAEMLKNCGNTSAAIAIGISLLLLLVICGIGCVWHWKQRNTTQFSLPKFLQRRSSRRKDYTKTVSLSPYVINSRHKISVQTQDHRSAVRGTDIHGNYENVKVSPLNAKEETEKELYQNIRQCNLEEHIYGNEAPSKYCNFQNLHTSEVPQDEDIYILPDS; this comes from the coding sequence ATGGCGTATCATTCAAACTtccttttcttgaattttttacTTTGCTGTTATCTTCCACTCATTTCTGCTTCATCTTGTGATTTACTggtagaaaaggaagaggagttGAATAACATCCCCCCTGACACAGTGCAATTATACATTAACGATTGTAAAGTAAACAGCATCAGATACAACGAGAACCATCTTCGAAAACTAAGTTTACTCAATCTCTCCTCTAATTGCATCAGGACTTTGCCAGATAATGTTCTTTCAGATCTGAAAGAGAAATGCCTAAAAGAGCTTCCAAAACTACTTTTGAACCATACCTTACAAGGAATTACATCAGTCTGTACCTGTGATTTTATTAAGGGATCTGTCATACCACTAAATAACACTGTTTGTGCAGAAATGTTGAAAAACTGTGGAAATACTTCAGCAGCCATTGCTATAGGAATTTCGCTTCTTTTGCTGTTGGTGATCTGTGGAATTGGGTGTGTTTGGCACTGGAAACAACGTAACACAACACAATTTTCCCTACCGAAGTTTTTgcaaaggagaagcagcaggagaaaagacTATACTAAAACAGTCTCCTTGAGTCCCTATGTTATCAACTCAAGGCATAAAATCTCAGTTCAAACCCAAGACCACAGATCTGCTGTGAGGGGGACTGACATACATGGAAACTAtgaaaatgtgaaagtgagtCCTCTCAATGCTAAAGAAGAAACCGAGAAGGAACTATACCAGAACATTCGGCAGTGCAATTTGGAGGAGCACATCTATGGAAATGAGGCGCCGTCTAAGTATTGTAACTTCCAGAATCTTCATACTTCTGAAGTCCCTCAAGATGAAGACATATATATTCTTCCAGATTcataa